Proteins co-encoded in one Pseudomonas fluorescens genomic window:
- a CDS encoding nucleobase:cation symporter-2 family protein → MSELSKARIPDAPAIQRLPLLQLILVGLQHVLLMYGGAIAVPLIIGQAAGLSREEIAFLINADLLVAGIATIVQSLGIGPMGIRMPVMMGASFAAVGSMVAMAGMPGIGLQGIFGATIAAGFFGMIIAPFMSKVVRFFPPLVTGTVITSIGLSLFPVAVNWAGGGAGAAQFGSPIYLAIAALVLATILLIHRFMRGFWVNISVLIGMCLGYVLCGAIGMVDLSGMASAPWVQFVTPLHFGMPKFELAPILSMCLVVVIIFVESTGMFLALGKITGQEVCPRMLRRGLLCDAGASFFAGFFNTFTHSSFAQNIGLVQMTGVRCRSVTIVAGGLLIVLSLLPKAAFLVASIPPAVLGGAAIAMFGMVAATGIKILQEADIGDRRNQLLVAVSIGMGLIPVVRPEFFAHLPLWMSPITHSGIAMATLSALTLNLLFNILGGTERAAINDCHAHQH, encoded by the coding sequence ATGTCCGAGCTGTCCAAAGCGCGCATCCCCGACGCACCCGCCATTCAGCGTTTGCCCCTTTTGCAACTGATCCTGGTCGGTTTGCAACATGTACTGCTGATGTACGGCGGCGCCATCGCGGTACCGCTGATCATTGGACAGGCCGCTGGCCTGAGTCGTGAAGAAATCGCCTTCCTGATCAACGCCGACCTGCTGGTCGCCGGCATCGCCACCATTGTGCAGTCCCTGGGGATCGGCCCGATGGGCATTCGCATGCCGGTGATGATGGGCGCCAGTTTCGCCGCCGTCGGCAGCATGGTCGCCATGGCCGGCATGCCCGGCATCGGTCTGCAGGGAATCTTCGGCGCCACCATCGCCGCCGGGTTCTTCGGCATGATCATCGCGCCGTTCATGTCCAAAGTTGTGCGCTTCTTCCCGCCCCTGGTGACCGGCACGGTCATCACCTCGATCGGTTTGTCACTGTTCCCCGTGGCCGTGAACTGGGCCGGTGGCGGCGCTGGCGCCGCTCAATTCGGTTCACCGATTTACCTGGCCATCGCCGCACTGGTGCTGGCCACCATTCTGTTGATCCACCGCTTCATGCGCGGTTTCTGGGTCAATATTTCCGTGCTGATCGGCATGTGCCTGGGCTACGTGCTCTGCGGCGCCATCGGCATGGTCGACCTGAGCGGCATGGCCAGTGCGCCATGGGTTCAGTTCGTCACCCCGCTGCATTTCGGCATGCCGAAGTTCGAACTGGCACCGATCCTGTCGATGTGCCTGGTGGTGGTGATCATCTTTGTCGAGTCCACCGGGATGTTCCTCGCGCTGGGCAAGATCACCGGCCAGGAAGTCTGTCCGCGCATGCTGCGCCGGGGCTTGCTGTGTGATGCCGGCGCGTCGTTCTTCGCCGGATTCTTCAACACCTTCACCCACTCCTCCTTCGCGCAGAACATTGGCTTGGTGCAGATGACCGGTGTGCGCTGCCGTTCGGTGACCATCGTCGCCGGCGGTTTGCTGATCGTCCTGAGCCTGCTGCCGAAAGCGGCGTTCCTGGTGGCGTCGATTCCACCGGCAGTACTCGGCGGTGCGGCGATTGCGATGTTCGGCATGGTCGCGGCTACCGGTATCAAGATCCTGCAGGAAGCCGACATTGGTGACCGTCGCAATCAATTGCTGGTAGCCGTGAGCATCGGCATGGGCCTGATCCCGGTAGTGCGTCCGGAGTTCTTCGCCCACCTGCCGTTGTGGATGAGTCCGATCACCCACAGCGGGATCGCCATGGCCACCCTCAGCGCTCTGACGCTGAACCTGTTGTTCAACATTCTCGGCGGCACCGAACGCGCCGCGATCAACGACTGCCACGCACACCAACATTAA